The window ataaacttatatttattaataaagttctttctatattgtttaatgaatttattaattttattttttcgcctACTGAATCTCACAAAAACGTTTTCCTGTTTTTGACTAtctgttatattttacttatggattgattttaatgaaatttcatacgGTTACCATTTTATAtctcacacaaaaaaaaaaacctagtaaTCTAAAAGTGaggaattaatcatttaaatacctaaaactgcattttattctttaaataaaaaaaaaaaagaagaaatagtcttatgtgttatgttattttttgttgcaaactatgcaaatttttctataaatcggTAGAAAATTAAAGCTCatcgaagaagaaaaaaatattcaacgtGTGACGCATTTTACAATAGAGGACATATAATATGATCTCATTCTTCGGGACTTTTTTAACTCTTGTCGTTTCACTATTACTATTCtactttttaaatcttattataaaaagataatttatatttctttacagttctgataaaaaaataataaaaaaatagagcaattaaatttttgtacttttagttttaaactttaatttgattttatttatttagttaaagactttttacatttcattttttttttatttaatcttaatttttttatttttgttgaatttatttaacttttttttgactgatgatttATATTCTTTACCTAAATAAAGCCTTCATTTGCCTGGATTTAGCGCattcttttttagaatttaaattttctatactgTTCCAAGTATAATATCAACTTGTGCCAGGGAATAACAGTTACGTCTAgattaatcattattttgttaaataaaacggATCGATCTAACAGTTACCCTTGGAATATTTAAATGactcgattaaaaaaatacataataaaaatatattagtttgatATTACAATCAATTGCACCCACAATACTGCGACACAAAAGCCgtgaaattgtttttgaattatttcctaaaaaacacattaaagaCATTAACATAAACATTAAAGACTTTTAGATACTAAAAAAATCCAGTTAAGGatatttaaattctacaaatatcATTCGCGTAAAACAACTAAAcacaaattatcattttaatttctagCACGAGACGGATAGGATTCCTTAAAGAACTAGCTTCTTCTACCTTACTATGTTTTAAAATACCGTAATAAATtaacgatgaaaataatttaaagattaataatccAAACGCCGTTGCAGAGTAAAAGAGAAAATAGAgatgaaaagtttaaaatacatgaaaatacgtAGTACCCTAGTGAATTGTGTTTTGTAGCACctgaatataattatttcctgaatatatattataaataaattgatagtcACTACTatcaatttatttgataaaataataaaataaaataaaattattaaatttaataataaaaaaaataaaatttaataataataataacattttattattaaatttatttatttaattattattaaattattttatttttcatcgggTCAAGTGGGTTTTCATATAAACATCTACTTCatcagtatatataaaattatatggaggacatttcatgaaaaataatagtatagaGATGTTTGTTTAGAgactgaaattgtaaaaatgtacttttttttattttaattttttaagatatgtaGATAACTACACGGTAACAGAAAGAGCTCGTGTAAGTAAACATTTCAGCTACCTGCGAAGGATATGCTCCGTAATCATCAATActgacatttaaaatttcatgttgtaTTACCAAAATATACCTTGCATATCAATGATGACATAAAAAACCTTAACCTTAACCTAAACCTTAATGAAGCCAGGACAACGGCCGTGGATCGCCGTGCATGGAAGCgtcttattaatgaaatcagacaACCACTGTCACCCACAGCAGCGTACGGTCTTAGGAGTCGATTCGATCCAAACGCCAACTAGGGATTAAGCGAAGCGAAGCGAAGCGATGCCTTGCATAGCTATCGGTATcgactggaaaatattttatcgaCCGTAAAATCTAATGTATTCTTAACGTAAGAATAGATTGTCGAAAATTTGACGTTGACAACCTGCTGAGTATATAGGAAAACATCTGCTCTAGATCGTGATTGAAGGATCTGTTATTCAGGAATCCGATACCTGAGATTTTACAGAACAATTTTTCGGGCTCCTAGCGGCTAATTCAAAGTCATTTGAATGTGTACGTAGATTAGTAACTTAGATATTAgcatatgatttatttttcctgtgtttatataaataaagtaatatccGATGTACGAATATAAAGGTGTAAAGTATAACGAGTAAtcgttaagtaaaaaattatatgcaatatataccttattttgttataacgtacctgaatatgaaaaattgtatCGGGCCATAACGATAACGTTACACAAGTGGAATCTGTGAAAAGATTTCCTTGCAATCCTCCACCATCGACTTCCCAAGTAACAAGGTATACCGATCTCTGTTGcggatttattttttgtgaatccCATGCTACTTCAGCGATAACTATCACTTGTTGATGGATTAATGATATCAGTCTTAAATCCCATTTACCGatctgaaacataaaaaaaattaatttttctaaaaaaaaatatgattaagactaattttgtttgttttcagaataataataataatatttaatcagatattgattaattttttaccttatgTTATCAATCGCGTTTTAATCGCTtttcttataaagtaattttttaaggaGATTTCAATTCGGGATAATATACAATACTTAATTGTcgagatttattataattattattatatatttattgccgAGATAATATCCGCCTTAGTGTAGTATCTTGGTTAGGGTAATTACTCTATATATTTACCGttggtttaattaataaataaatataggtatttatcagttataattagatatgatcctttaatatttgaatgaatgatacaagattatgtataaatgtataaatgcttttaatgattccataaataatacattgtaaGTTTTTACGTTGTGTCCATGAAGACTGATAGAAGAAGGCTAGAAGAAGACTGTCTGAATTTAATGTGGAGCCGGCTTATTTAGTATGTAACGGAGATGCTGAATCGTTAGGAGCTGAGTGCAcctgaaaggagctgtgtgaactgcaCGGAGCAGACAACAGGAGCCGTGTGTGAACTAACAGAAAGACCTTTAAATTCTAAAGTCCTTctcaaattgatttttaataacatttactgAATCTGAACATATGTTTTGATATTAAACAACTgcctttataatatgattttataccGAGTCAaaggattattaattaattaaaaattcttttatgccGTTGAATAACCATAATGTTccgtattttttgaataaaaatttcgtttttgaTCTTGGAATAAAAGGACACCGAACTGCGTAGGAAGTTTCAGATGAACGCAAGTTTGTTTATCACaaacaaattttctcttttttcgtgtaaattaatttaaatatttccaaaagatTGTATTTGTTGCATTATATCACTTTTTTCATTGAAACAATTTTATCAGGCAGATTTGACGtaagaaaagataattaaaaaaaaagaattcatatcgAGATTTTTACTTTGTTGTTATCCGGCATCCGTCGTTCGGCTACCATACtcttatactttaaataaattacagaaagtaATAAATGAGTACATTACGTTTTGGTTGAAGTCAGTTTagcctaatattttttatacattttgtaaaaaaaatatttcattttttcaattacgATAAGATGAAATCATCCTAGGTAATACCGGATCAGAATTTAGTGTTTCGTGATTttcttctgtttaaatttttgaaaaaagttctaatttttttctctacataaataacagttttcacgaagattttttatccaaataaaattacaCGATTGTATAATTCTTATTGTCTTATcagatttatgaataataattattaattatccttAAATATCAACGAGTCGGTTGAATTccatatacgaggtctgtaaaaaaagtaataagactaGATTTTTTGGGATCCAAAGcgacaacactgtaaagttactagtaaacatatggttacatGAATAGctgctttatattatatattaatatttttagtttattactgccaggtgagacgtaaacaaacttttggtcaaacgagtttttgttgtgggTGACAAAAATGAGTGTTACTACtgattatgagcaacgttgtgcaatctatttttatgttaaactcgaTGAAAATGGTGcatgaaactttttcaaaatagaaaagagcgtatggagatgacgctgtGTCACGAGCTCAAgttggtttaaagcattttcagatggaaTCAGTTACAtcctaaaaaagcaaaaatgagtaattcaaaaattaaaaccatgctaatttgtttcttcgatattaatggcattgtccataaggagtttttgcctacaggacagactgcaaatcaaaatgtttacctagaaattcttgaaagactgcgatAATGAGTtacccgcgtgagaccagccatcaaagacaattggatgctgcatcatgacaatgttacttgtcacactgcactctcaattaatcagtttttggcaaagaaaaatgtTCCTGTAGTTTCTCAAGTCACCTGAATTGAGTCTCTGCGACTTTTTCCTATTTACAACCTCAGAGGACGCCATTTTggaaaagcataaaaaaatgtagccgaccatctgaaggatattccggtttctgagttccaaccctgctatgaagagtgggaaaccTGCTTGAAGCGTCtcgtggcttcccaaggaaactatttcgaaggtgatagagtctatatataattggactgtaaataaaaaggttttctgaaccagtttcatcactttatttacagatttcttattctttgaaaataactataaaaattcaaactttgaattttaatatctttgatCATCTGGATTTGATCAAATTTCTTGACAAAAAGCCCTAGCGGGCGTTTAATACatgtaatagtaatttattgaaattgtaaataaaggaTTAAGTTTCAAATACGATTATCTAGTTAATTAAGATATTCTAACtttgtgaaatataatttctgtctttttcaGGGTACAAGAACATACTTCTCcaactgttttaaatatattttcacgatcaagtttatgataaatattgaagCTGCCTGCTTGAATTTGTTTCAGCCTAATATGTATGCTTATCGGCTATATTAGTCTGAAATACTATTAATATACGTAGcttgcttttgatttttttatggtttccgaggtataagtaaaaacatttagataatctattttaacagttttacaaatagaTATTCTTTAAGTCGGttcattttatcaaaactttcatccttgaaaaaatgtattgaactctagcaaaaaataaattcttgcagaattaattttattgaataatataaatcatgggatttaaaaattcattgtaatatttaactaaattattaataagcttCGGCTTCATAGCCGGTATCACTTTTATTCTACtccggtcttttttttttaatttcttgttccacaaccttttattatgtttctttaatcGCTTCCTTCCACTTCTACGTTTTCACTAATCTGTTTTTTATCGGTAGAAGTGATCATGAtcgcaattttttttacctttacatTTTTTCTGCAGCATTTTTAAAGCATTCATCGTCTAACGTTTTTCCATTATCGTAATGATGATTCGGTAATCCCATTCGGGGATGACGGTTCCTTTTTTGACAACTACCATAAAACCTGACGTTTATTCCACTTTCTCCTTCATTCGTAACAATTACTTCTTCCCTAGCGGTCGACATACTGAGATAAACAGTCACTTCCAAGCTTTAGTAATTATTCCATTTTGTCTGAAAAACTGTCACGAAAGTAGTGAGAAATTCATGACAACCGAGTATTCAGTGGATAAAACATATCCTTTACTGACATATCTAAatggatttataattattatttatattattttcataaaattcatatcagttttataaatagttttaaactaattattaactgCTTAATTTTCCACGTAATATACAACCGTATACCTTGTTTCTAATCGGGGAACTCAAAATTTTCACCAAACtctcttctattatttttatagataacaaataatttaacaacttttcattgaaaatttttaatttattacaaatttcttcataatcattaactaattatacttttacttatttattatttttttggagaaCCAAAGTTTTCGTTTTTAAGCTGACTTAGACTGCAGATGGGTTAATTTGTATGTCTTACTACTGAATATCATAATTAGTAATTCTTGAACGAATATTTACTgtagattgttttttattaaatttcttttctcgagctcttttatacttaattaacaaaaaaaaaaaaattataacagttttttactcgcgtaaaaattgtttttattactttagtcaCAATCATTAAAACTACAATCGTGTGATTTTAATGTGGTAATAATATAAACACTACGTAAACTAATTATTCCATTCAAtactaatactaattaaaatgaaaacatactaaaattattacaaataagaaCCGCATTACCAAATATCAAATAGTAACGtcgttgttataaattaaaacttaaatttcagcaaaaattaagttaataaatgctttaattttggaaacgattcaaagaaaaagtaataaagagtaatattttgtgattaaaaaaaaattgaaaaatatttttgttaaaatattttaacagccttgttgttaaattttatctttccaTTAGACTTATTGATTGGAAACTTTCGGCTATTGTCAGAACACGTTCAAAGTTTggttaattgatttaaatttgtgttaatttatcGGGAACGACACATGTATCAATAGCAATAAAGTAGACGATGAAGACATTGTTAATTAAATCGGCCGAAAAGTTTCAACCCACAATATTTTCTGATCCCACTGTCtgattgtaatgaaataataaaaaaaaaaacacgaaaatttgaaatttgttactGTACAAAGCGTTTTTAAAGTCAGTATGGGCGTACGGGATTCAACTTATCGGTACGGCAATCGATAGCAATATCGACGTCATCCAAAGATTCCAGAACATATCGTAGGCTCCATGGTTTGcgaagaacaaggagatccacgattacctagggGTGCCATATATTCGTGAAGAAATCCACCAGCTAAATACGAAGTATGTGATTAATGCGCACCAAAAAACAATCTGGCTGTTAATCTTTTGGATAATAGCGAAGATGTGAGACGACTAAAAATGAGATTACATGTATTGGTTCTAGAGGCTCTTTTGCGATGAATATCATTTTGTATCATTCATTATGTCTTCCTTTTTTCTCATGTACGACTCTCTCTTGACAATTTTTTTGATACTCAGTtgcttattgttaattttattgatcTCAACCGTTTACTTTAATTGTTCACAATACCTATGTTATGTtacagtttaactttttttttgttcataacagttaattttctaattgtttcAACTTTGTTacgcttatatttttattctttatacttGTTGTTGTACTATACtgtgtttaaacctttatattgtcAGATTCTTCTCTCTCCCGTCATTATTATAaactgtacaatttacttatagtttcatcgttcagaaaaataaacacacaaaaaaattttcacttgCGTACATTATTCAGCTATCTATTGCAGAACGTGATTCGGTAGCAGACCGAAAACTTTATCtcagaaaaccaaaaaaactataatttagaaataaattataagttgaaAGATTTGAGTAAATGTCTAAAGTGTAATTGTCACATTcaagaaataaagtttaatagCAAACAAACAGCTTATTAGATTCCTTAATAAACAgctaagttataaatttaatttctaatatattctAACTTTCTTCAAGAAGCAGGCATGTTGCTGAGAAACACAGTACGACCGATACTGTTACAAGATGAATACGTTCTTCGATAAGTATATATGggataattaataaagtatttaattaaataattaatatggaaaaaatgtaacaaagttatatataaaatataattaatataagacAGTTTAATCGGTTATTAgccgattaaataaattaacgtaaaaacatatttgaattcGATCCGTTTACATTCAcgctagattttaaaataaatgatttttaaagtattatttaaacgatTGCAGATGAATTAATTCGGACTGAATTCATTAACATGTTATAAGTGTATATTAGTTGTTTTTTGCCGACTACTGCTATGTCTCTTCAGAGAAGAGAAATACATGTACATTGTGAATGACAGACAAAAGTTATAGGGAGTTACACGAGTAAACAATATACATTCATTCTTATTCATGCTATCTTAAGTTAATACTTGGATTTCTTGAAAACGTTAATCGTggaattgatttgttttttattgtaatataactcTTTTAAGTTTTCAAACATATAtgactcttttttttctttttttttttttttttttttttaacttactagTAACTCAAATAGTAAtgatttgtttttctgtttagccttcgggaatcaccgtcaggtattactctagaggatgatatgtatgtataagtGAACAGTAGTCCAGTAGTCTAGTACAATTTCAGGTCAAGCAATTCTGAGAtgtattgttaattgaaacccaaccaccaaagaacatcggtatccacgatctagtattcaaattcgtataaaagtgcctgttttaggatttgaacgttggaactctcgacttcgaaataagctaaTTTGCGAAGACCCAAACCCGTTGGGTTCAAATATTGATACTAGTTTCTTGATTCCGAATGCCGTTCGGTCGGTTAACGTTAGTTTATAGTACAggatatataataatgataaatttttataattttgttcggTAAAGAATATTGtcagattttgataattttgcttaaattatgtttcaatttttcataacTCAAGATAAAAATTACCTGCTTTGATAATCGTggaattgtaattttgtaaattattaaataatttttttagatttataaaattagatttaattatttcgaTTACTAAAGCTTTATATAAGTTTGttccattatattaatttatccaaTAATTGTAGATTAAAgtgaaaaactactttttttattaaagtgaaaTACTTAGTTTCTCGATTCTGAAACCAGTTTCCTGGTAACCTaatctacacttcatttaaattgtgAACAGTTGTTATACGAGTAGTTTAGCTTTTCGGTTTAATGACTATTATTATTtcctaatcatttatttatttattttttttttgaaataaccgtttcattttttcatttcgtGTAAAAACacatacattcataaatacaatGTCAGAATTTTATATCttgtcgtaatttttttattatttatagaaattactgGAAAAAGACTGTTTAGtttgtttcaatttataatttaccgttggaagatttatttttttgcattaaaaatgtaaaagatgtCTAATTCGAGATATCTAAAGTTTGATTGTCGAAATGCCGATTGGCTGAATAGCTTGGCATTTGAAGTAATATGTCATTCGAATTCagatcttttcaaaaaaaaaaaaaaaaaaaattattaatcggtGGTACCTCATCGTGacgaataatttatatattgattatttggaataattttttttttgttttataaataatttaggtaagaaatttattattggttttcgcgaaatggaattttatatttcttaaaataaaaaaattctgataaacatTTCTAATCTTTGCGTAGAGTAAAACGTAGACTCTATTTTCTGATTTTGGATTCGATAATGAAAAATATGGATTTAACAGTTGCTGAGGTGAGGGTAATGTGACtaagaatttgaaattttctacggtcgcaaaaaatattattttttgccaaatacggataaattaaaaactacaaattacatttttcataaataaaccaattaattttCTAAGTTCTTACCTTAGCATTTGTAACCGATTTTGCTGTGTTTATTCTTTTCCCTTGTCCGTAACCGTTCTCTATTTGATTGTCCAACAGCAAGGTATTACGTCCTAGACTATATAAAACATTTCTCGCCGTATCGCGTGGCGTAGGCGATTCGGGTGAAGGACTGTATATAGTAAACAAACCTTCTCTTCCGACGACGAGAACTCTTATCGTACCACCGATCGGTATTTTTGCAGAATTTTCTAAAGTCTGCGTGATTTGACGCCATGTATTATCGAGTCTTCTCATGACTAAATATACCCACGGACCTTCTGAATCAGACGTAGGTGACGGCCATTTTGTTTCTtgacctttaatttttaatacttcttctCCTCTGCGTACaagtaccggtgttctttgtgaaCCTCTCTTACTATCCATAAATTTACATGCCGCTTCGCAACCTGGaaactgaaaatagaaattatcttcatcaaaataatttaaatgtaataataattaatttttttcgagaaaatttaaatagaaatatgatttaaaataacggttaaattaagtacaatttaaatttaaaattataaatagattcaAGAAAAGATCTTCTACAATAGACGATCCAATTTTAAAAAAGCTATCCTAACCTAACTTAACCTAATTTATCTCAAATTGTTTTTCAAAGCGTAATCAACTGTGTTTTGTTATAGTCGTACCGGAGGCCTGAAAGcgtagtttaaaatttttgagaaataatctACTGCAGAAGAcccatttaacttaatttttattcgaaataaatagataacaaaaaattaaattttaaaattaaatttaactttttatttttataataatttataatcaggCAAAAATTATGAAACGTCATTAAATATccgtgtaatataaaaaaaaatgtacatcaatTTTTAACATCGTTCAATTTATTTGTTAGGTACAATTAGTTGTTGTTAATAACCTCGTAAAATCAACATAcctgtaaattttacatttcctgccgtctaatattttaagtttagcccacttttcattacatattttattgtcaACATTCCTTTCCGTTATGCAAAAAATTATCCAAGGAATCTACCTCAAGCAGTCTTTTAAGGGttcaaacgttttataaaatgttttccaaCAAATACATTCTGACTTTAATTTAGCTTTCATTCTCTTCATTTTAACTCTCATCATTCCACCTAGTTATGAATTCTGTTCTACAACATAATATCTTCATAGCGTTATGTAAGTTACttgtacttttcattaataaaaagaacacaattgTGTATCTAAAATACAAAAGGTAGCCTACAGAATATTCCCTCAAGCTGAGTACgttaaaatttagcaaaataaaGACAAATATTACTGTCGAATTTTTTCTCTCAGAACTTATGGTTaatcatcagtaaaaaataaaaattaattaaattttatttaaaggaaatttatttgattccctgtttctgaaaataaaaatgttattcaaattattcttattaaatttatttcacgatattattttatttggccATTATTTAGTATCCgactttaatatttatgttaataatttccAGTAATGTaaagttaaaacttatttaaatttacgattcatattattaattaacttacaCGTTAATTAATTTGTCATTCTTTCAAAGCCTCATTACTAATTGTCCTCAGCAATACTTTCAACCTTCGCGCAGCCCTGTTTAGGAATGTTCTGTTTTCGGGTCTCTTGTAGCATTCCACTTCCTCTTGAGTCgcctatttttgtaataataacgtcCATAATCACTCTCGGATAGTTCGTCTCTTTCCTCTCCTTATAACTCACCTCACGTGTTGATTGCAGGCTCACTCTCGCATGATCGATGTCAGATAATATGTGACGTAATAGAAGTCGTCAGAACATTTCAATGGAACCCGTAGCTCCTCTCTAATCCAGTTCCGATATGAGTTCTAGTCTCTTCTATTGTTATGAAGGATATGTTTCTCTTTCTAATCGCCGTCGTACTTAAGGTGAGTAAAACAGGTGAGCGGTACGAAGTCGAATCGTAACTATTTCGAACCGAGGTGTTTAGAGACAACATACCCGAAATGTCTTAGAAGTTTAGTAAGTCCGGTATTATAGTTGGGTCTTTAAGCCAGTAAGTAGGATATATAACCGTCAGACCATGTTGAGATGTAGATTGTGAATTCAATTCTTTAACGTTCTACCTGAAGTGGTTGCAAGTCGGTACCGGTATACAGAATGCTTCGCGTTCCAATCCTCTCCTGCAATAAATTGGGAACCTAAGGTAGGAAAGAATTCCGAGAAAAATTTACTGGTTACCGCATGGCAAGGAGAGCAGTTCATCGTAGATTATCTGATAGACTGGCTGAGGCCAGTCCATGATTTCGACCGTGGTCACCTGAACCTGAACCATGAGGAACACAGGTAGTTGGTGATCCTTCAAGGAGCTTTTGATTTACAGTGCAGTACCCCTATGTGCTCTGCTATCCAGATGATTTGACGTATACACGGAGAAATTAAGAATACGATGGTAATTCTTTTTAACTGAATCTGTTACTCAGGCCCGTTATAgcagtcttgttacaatatatttgtttcgtaaacaGTTTCATCATGTTTATGTTAGTAAGAGATGACTCATCATGGTGTGCCAGTGTTTTagagaacaatagtatagcaGTGACACGCGGGCTGATCATCCAATCATCCATTACGTGGCGGGTTGCTGTATGTTTATTTCTGTACGTTCGCTTTATTGAGGGTGTTGCTGGAAACCTCTcttcatgcaatttttttttgttatgaaatttactATTAGTTCCTTAATCGGAACCGATTTTAAACACATGATctgtgagacaaaaaaaaaaataataatgtattaattttttttattacttttaataaatgattttcaaacatttatcgCTTGataaagctgattttttttatttaactaaaaagatTCAccgaatttttaaatacaatatacggaaaaattaaaaaagtaaagcttTTTAAATATCTGGGAGTAATTATTCGAACGAAaggatgaatgaatgaatttcaaaattcatataagcaaacacaatatatttacaacaaaaaatctttaacaattaatacaaaattaagtgaatagagagagaaaaaatgattttctcatatttatttttaattcttatttttcatgaaaaaaataatgccaaaggattatgaaataaattggataaaaaaaattactctcaaaaatattttgaaaaataataaaaaatatttttactgtttttaatttttatctttaattaaaatatttttttcatttgttatacaTACTCTTTCCGTAGTGCCTACTGATGATGATTTTAACACTCGAAttggttaagattttttttttttttttttttagaaattatttttggagcgtaattttttctctatattattttcatatataaagtatagttttgtaaaaaaattccttaccCTAAA of the Lycorma delicatula isolate Av1 chromosome 10, ASM4794821v1, whole genome shotgun sequence genome contains:
- the LOC142331275 gene encoding uncharacterized protein LOC142331275, with translation MEINTTELVFLLFWIFTHAECFSTEEIGSPLRVAQCRASCIHTFSQKTSTQKTCLQGPDCYMCWQNCQLLQSNFPVWGALCSQKAVCFPGCEAACKFMDSKRGSQRTPVLVRRGEEVLKIKGQETKWPSPTSDSEGPWVYLVMRRLDNTWRQITQTLENSAKIPIGGTIRVLVVGREGLFTIYSPSPESPTPRDTARNVLYSLGRNTLLLDNQIENGYGQGKRINTAKSVTNAKIGKWDLRLISLIHQQVIVIAEVAWDSQKINPQQRSVYLVTWEVDGGGLQGNLFTDSTCVTLSLWPDTIFHIQVEMVSQDPGSVSKSEKLKVDTRRRSSLEHPQVTAPSVRRHHDSKISGASAGALAFVGLFILLIVTKNCIRVHYLPHVKLVDDLPYGPNLCRVSPPIVTVVRDMKRPIEDNRLRSSSSSLTTFNRNNVT